One part of the Sorangiineae bacterium MSr11954 genome encodes these proteins:
- a CDS encoding Dabb family protein, which translates to MDRRQFLSRSLAAVSVAAMATPAMGRAAEEGNRMVIHIVLFKFMTTATSKAIDDLMAQVRALPKEIPGIVDVACGRNVSPRSQAYTHAITLRFRNRAALDAFYAHPAHLRLIRESIKPIVSELLPVDYEDTPTHP; encoded by the coding sequence ATGGACCGAAGGCAATTCTTATCGCGCTCGCTCGCCGCCGTCTCCGTGGCCGCGATGGCGACGCCCGCCATGGGCCGTGCCGCGGAAGAGGGAAATCGCATGGTGATTCATATCGTGCTTTTCAAGTTCATGACCACCGCGACCTCGAAGGCCATCGATGACCTGATGGCCCAGGTGCGCGCGTTGCCGAAGGAGATCCCGGGCATCGTCGATGTCGCCTGCGGGCGAAATGTATCTCCGCGGAGCCAAGCGTATACGCACGCCATCACCCTGCGGTTTCGCAACCGGGCGGCGCTCGATGCGTTCTATGCGCACCCCGCGCACCTTCGTCTGATCCGCGAATCGATCAAGCCCATCGTGTCCGAGCTCCTCCCCGTCGACTACGAGGACACGC
- a CDS encoding polysaccharide deacetylase family protein produces MKRREMLTGSLALGALAMTGCASTAGAQPTKAVGAGAPLAGVKTGPFWPNGARLAVSVCMQFEGGGQPISGAPGPITVPVEPGVPDLTQNTYYEYGPNEGIPRMLELFDRHGIKVTSFMIGEAVDKRPDLAKEIVRRGHEAANHGKQWAFQYMLPPEQEKAWILSGQRSIETATGVTPVGYDCYWMRGSVRTLELLQELGYIYHNNDLSRDEPYVQRINGKPFAAVPYTAHLNDIASFDFDGYDADAYVRAVCDEFDQLYAEAATRRRMMSMSLHDRISGRPYRIPPLDRIFTYMKSKPGVWFARRDEIARHALATPQRTLQVERPPAPISGLPGRSH; encoded by the coding sequence ATGAAAAGAAGAGAGATGCTGACGGGATCCCTGGCCTTGGGGGCCCTGGCGATGACCGGGTGCGCGAGCACCGCGGGGGCCCAACCCACGAAGGCGGTCGGGGCCGGCGCCCCGCTCGCGGGCGTCAAAACGGGCCCGTTTTGGCCGAATGGGGCGCGGCTGGCCGTGTCGGTGTGCATGCAGTTCGAAGGGGGCGGTCAGCCGATCTCGGGTGCGCCGGGTCCCATTACGGTGCCCGTCGAGCCCGGCGTGCCCGACTTGACGCAGAATACCTATTACGAATATGGCCCGAACGAGGGTATTCCCCGCATGCTGGAGCTATTCGACCGGCATGGCATCAAGGTCACCAGCTTCATGATCGGCGAAGCGGTGGACAAGCGGCCCGATCTCGCCAAGGAGATCGTCCGGCGCGGGCACGAGGCGGCCAATCATGGGAAGCAATGGGCATTTCAGTACATGCTCCCGCCGGAGCAGGAGAAGGCCTGGATCCTGAGCGGCCAGAGGAGCATCGAGACGGCGACCGGTGTGACCCCCGTCGGGTACGACTGCTATTGGATGCGCGGCTCGGTCCGCACCCTCGAGCTCCTGCAGGAGTTGGGCTATATTTACCACAACAACGATCTCAGTCGCGACGAGCCCTACGTCCAACGGATCAACGGCAAGCCCTTCGCCGCCGTGCCCTACACCGCCCATTTGAACGACATCGCGTCGTTCGACTTCGATGGCTATGACGCAGACGCTTACGTTCGAGCCGTGTGCGACGAGTTCGATCAACTTTACGCCGAAGCGGCCACCCGGCGACGCATGATGTCCATGAGCCTGCACGATCGAATCAGCGGCCGTCCTTATCGCATTCCGCCGCTCGACCGCATTTTTACGTACATGAAGAGCAAACCCGGCGTCTGGTTCGCGCGGCGGGACGAAATCGCCCGCCACGCGCTGGCCACGCCGCAACGGACCCTCCAGGTCGAGCGTCCACCCGCCCCCATCAGCGGCCTCCCGGGCCGCAGCCATTGA